Within the Enterobacter roggenkampii genome, the region ACCGCGATCGTCGTTACCGGACTGCAGATCGATCAGCATGCTGGCGGTCAGTTCGTTTTCCGGATCGTAGAAGGCACGCAGGCGCGCGTCGAGAATTCCTTCCGGCAGTTCATCGTCTTCGGTCAGCGGGAACCATTTTTCGTTCGGATAGTGAACGAACGGGCCGTTGGCGATGGTTTCGCCCAGCCAGAAGTCAGCAAAGAAATAGTTGGTGGACAGACGCTCAAAATACTCACCCAGCGCGGAGGCCAGTGCCGCTTTTTTTGTCGCGCCTTTACCGTTGGTAAAGCACAGGGCACAGTCTTTATCGCGAATATGCACAGACCAGACATGCGGCACCGGATTGAGCCAGGAGGCTTCTTCGATGTTAAAACCCAGGTCGGTCAGTTTCTGCTGGAAGCGAGCGATGGAATCTTCCAGAGCGGCGTCTTTGCCGGGGATAAACGTTTGAGTCATGGCGTTCACTTTTATCGTACGTAAAGCGCGCAATGATACGGGTTTTGCGTGACGGGTGCTATCTCCGGCGAAAATAAAAGACTGGGCTATGCTTATTGTCAGTAACTCACTGTTAAGGCATAGAAAAATGAAAGCATTCGATCTCCAGCGGATGGCGTTTGATAAAGTCCCTCCTGAATTTTTAGGCGAAGTGGCGCTGCGTAGTCTGTATACCTTCGTTCTGGTCTTCCTGTTTCTTAAAATCACCGGTCGTCGCGGCGTGCGGCAGATGTCGCTTTTTGAAGTGTTGATCATCCTGACGCTGGGTTCCGCGGCGGGGGATGTCGCCTTCTATGATGATGTGCCGATGGTGCCGGTATTTATCGTTTTTGTCTCCCTGGCGCTGCTTTACCGCCTTGTCATGTGGCTGATGTCGAAAAGTGAAAAGCTGGAAGATCTGCTTGAAGGGAAGCCGGTCGTTATCGTCGAGGACGGTCAGCTGGCCTGGGAAAATGTGCAAAGTGCCAATATGACCGAGTTTGAGTTTTTTATGGAGCTACGCCTCAACAGCGTGGAACAGCTCGGGCAGGTGCGTCTGGCGATCATGGAGACCAACGGGCAGATCAGCGTCTATTACTATTCTGACGATGAGGTGAGGCCGGGACTGTGCATCCTGCCGGATATGCTGGTCGAGCGTTTCAGAACCGTACCTGAGTCAGGCGAGTATGCCTGCGTGAGATGTAGCCATGTCGTCGCGATGCAGCCGGGGGATCGTCGATTATGCCCCCGCTGTGCAAATCCGGAATGGACGAAGGTTAGCCGGGCTAAACGCAACACCTGACAGCCATTTTGTCGGTTTTGTCCTGGCGAGGCGGCAGATTGTTTTGTGTGACGCGGGGCACATTTCACGGGTCATAAGTTTTAGACATTGCGGCGCGTGTCACTGAATGATAAAACCGATATCCACAGTTATAACTTATGGCTTTTAGCGTGGTGAGGGGAAATGGCTCAAGTCTTTAATTTCAGTTCAGGTCCGGCAATGTTACCGGCAGACGTGCTTAAACAGGCTCAACAGGAACTTTGTGACTGGAACGGTCTGGGAACGTCGGTGATGGAAATCAGCCACCGGGGTAAAGAGTTTATTCAGGTGGCGGAAGAGGCAGAAAAGGATTTTCGCGATCTGCTGAATATTCCCTCGAACTACAAAGTATTGTTCTGTCACGGCGGCGGGCGCGGCCAGTTTGCAGGCGTACCGCTAAACATCCTGGGCGATAAAACGACGGCAGACTACGTTGACGCAGGCTACTGGGCGGCCAGTGCGGTGAAAGAAGCGCACAAATACTGCACGCCGAATGTGATTGACGCCAAAGTGACCGTTGACGGCCTGCGCGCCGTGAAGCCAATGAGCGAATGGCAGCTTTCTGATAACGCAGCGTATCTGCACTATTGCCCGAACGAAACCATTGATGGGATTGCCATCGACGAGACGCCGAACTTCGGTAAAGACGTCGTGGTTGCCGCTGACTTCTCCTCCACCATTCTTTCTGCACCAATTGACGTCAGCCGTTATGGCGTGATCTACGCGGGCGCGCAGAAAAATATCGGCCCTGCAGGCCTGACGATTGTTATCGTGCGTGAAGACCTGCTGGGTAAAGCGCATACATCGTGCCCGTCCATTCTTGATTACACCGTGCTGAACGACAACGATTCTATGTTCAACACCCCACCGACGTTTGCCTGGTACCTCTCCGGCCTGGTCTTCAAATGGCTGAAGCAAAACGGCGGCGTGGCGCAGATGGACAAAGTGAATCAACAGAAAGCCGAACTGCTGTATGGCGTGATCGACAAGAGCGATTTCTACCGCAACGACGTGGCGAAAGCTAACCGTTCCCGCATGAACGTGCCGTTCCAGCTGGCGGACAGCAACCTGGATAAAGTGTTCCTGGAAGAGTCCTTCGCGGCCGGCCTGCACGCGCTGAAAGGTCACCGTGTCGTGGGCGGCATGCGTGCCTCCATCTATAACGCGATGCCGCTGGAAGGCGTTAAAGCGCTGACCGATTTCATGATCGACTTCGAACGTCGCCACGGTTAATCGCGCTGTTTTCACCCCCGTAGCCCTGCTGCGGGGTTTTTATTATGTTGAGTTGAGAGTTAAGTTTTCATGGAATCCCTGACGTTACAACCTATCGCGCGGGTAGATGGCACCATTAATCTGCCTGGTTCAAAAAGTGTCTCGAACCGCGCTCTGCTGCTGGCAGCACTGGCAAACGGCACCACCGTCCTTACAAACCTGCTGGACAGCGATGACGTGCGCCATATGCTCAATGCGCTGAAAGCGTTGGGCGTTCATTACACTCTCTCCGACGATCGTACCCGCTGCGAAGTGACCGGCAACGGCGGCTCGCTGCAGACGTGTGAAGAGCTTGAGCTGTTTCTGGGCAACGCGGGTACCGCGATGCGTCCGCTGGCGGCGGCCCTGTGTCTGGGGCGCAACAACATTGTGCTGACCGGCGAGCCGCGCATGAAAGAGCGTCCGATTGGCCATCTGGTGGATGCCCTGCGTCAGGGCGGCGCGCAGATCGAGTATCTGGAGCAGGAAAACTATCCGCCACTGCGTCTGCGCGGGGGCTTTACCGGCGGTCACGTCGAGGTTGACGGCAGCGTCTCCAGCCAGTTCCTGACCGCACTGCTGATGACCGCGCCGCTGGCGCCGCAGGATACGGTTATCACGATTAAAGGCGAGCTGGTCTCCAAACCGTATATTGATATCACGCTGCACCTGATGAAAACCTTCGGCGTTGAGGTGGAAAACCAGTCTTATCAGCGTTTTGTCGTGCGTGGGGCGCAGCAGTACCAGTCTCCGGGCAGCTATCTTGTTGAAGGCGACGCCTCGTCGGCATCTTACTTCCTGGCTGCAGGCGCGATCAAAGGCGGTACCGTGAAGGTGACCGGTATTGGCCGCAACAGCGTGCAGGGTGACATTCGTTTTGCGGACGTGCTGGAAAAAATGGGCGCGGTTGTGACCTGGGGTGATGACTTCATTTCCTGTACCCACGGCGAGCTGAAGGCCATCGACATGGACATGAACCATATTCCGGACGCGGCGATGACCATTGCCACGGCGGCGCTGTTTGCAAAAGGCACCACCACGCTGCGTAACATCTACAACTGGCGCGTAAAAGAGACTGACCGTCTGTTTGCGATGGCGACCGAACTGCGTAAGGTCGGTGCTGAGGTGGAAGAGGGCGAAGACTACATTCGCGTCACGCCTCCTGCAAAACTGCAGGTTGCCGAGATCGGCACCTACAACGATCACCGTATGGCGATGTGCTTCTCGCTGGTGGCACTGTCCGACACGCCTGTGACCATTCTCGATCCGAAATGTACGGCGAAAACGTTCCCGGACTACTTTGAACAGCTGGCACGCATTAGCACGCCGGCCTGATGACTTTTGCCGCATCACCTGATGCGGCATTTCCTTACGCTTCCTGACGAACACTTCCGTTCATTTCTTCTACACTCTGCTTCAATCAATCCGTAATTTGCACGCAAAGGTAACAGTTGCGCACGTTGACGCGTATAATGCGCGGCGTTCATGTAAACGGTATGCCTTATTTAAGGAGAAAAAGATGACGGCAATTGCCCCGGTAATCACCATTGACGGGCCGAGTGGCGCAGGGAAAGGGACTCTGTGCAAAGCGATGGCGGAAGCATTGCAATGGCATCTTTTAGATTCGGGAGCAATCTATCGCGTGCTGGCCCTGGCTGCGCTGCATCATCATGTGGACGTGGCGTCAGAAGAAGCGCTGGTTCCGCTGGCTGCGCATCTTGATGTGCGTTTCGTGTCGACCAATGGCAACCTGGAAGTCATCCTTGAAGGGGAAGACGTGAGCGGGGAAATCCGTACTCAGGAAGTGGCGAATGCGGCCTCTCAGGTAGCGGCCTTCCCGCGCGTTCGTGAGGCGCTGTTACGTCGTCAGCGCGCGTTCCGTGAAGCACCGGGTTTGATCGCGGACGGACGCGATATGGGAACCGTGGTATTCCCTGATGCACCTGTGAAAATTTTCCTTGACGCCTCTTCGGAAGAACGCGCTCAACGCCGCATGCTTCAGTTGCAGGAAAAGGGGTTTAGTGTTAACTTTGATCGCCTTTTATCCGAGATAAAAGAGCGCGATGACCGCGATCGTAACCGCGCCGTCGCCCCACTTGTTCCAGCAGAAGATGCATTAGTTCTGGATTCAACCAGTTTAACTATTGAGCAAGTGATTGAAAAAGCGCTACAATATGCGCGCCAAAAACTGGCACTCGCGTAATCGCGACCGATTTAGCAGTACCCCCGCTGCAAGGGATTGACGGCGGGTATGTGAAACAACCCCATCCGGCATGGAGCCAGGTGGACGTTAATATTAACCTGAAGATTAAACATGACTGAATCTTTTGCTCAACTGTTTGAAGAATCCTTAAAAGAAATCGAAACCCGCCCGGGTTCCATCGTTCGCGGTGTTGTTGTTGCTATCGACAAAGACGTAGTACTGGTTGACGCCGGTCTGAAATCTGAGTCCGCCATTCCGGCAGAGCAGTTCAAAAACGCCCAGGGCGAGCTGGAAATCCAGGTTGGCGACGAAGTTGACGTTGCTCTGGACGCAGTAGAAGACGGCTTCGGTGAAACCCTGCTTTCTCGTGAGAAAGCGAAACGTCACGAAGCATGGATCACGCTGGAAAAAGCTTACGAAGAAGCTGAAACTGTGGTCGGTGTTATCAACGGCAAAGTTAAAGGTGGCTTCACTGTTGAGCTGAATGGTATTCGTGCGTTCCTGCCAGGTTCTCTGGTAGACGTTCGTCCAGTTCGTGACACCCTGCACCTGGAAGGCAAAGAGCTTGAGTTCAAAGTAATCAAGCTGGACCAGAAGCGTAACAACGTTGTTGTTTCCCGTCGTGCCGTTATCGAATCCGAAAACAGCGCAGAACGCGATCAGCTGCTGGAAAACCTGCAGGAAGGCATGGAAGTCAAAGGTATCGTTAAGAACCTCACTGACTACGGCGCATTCGTTGACCTGGGCGGCGTTGATGGCCTGCTGCACATCACCGACATGGCGTGGAAACGCGTTAAGCACCCAAGCGAAATCGTGAACGTGGGCGACGAAATCACTGTTAAAGTGCTGAAGTTCGACCGCGAGCGTACTCGTGTATCCCTCGGCCTGAAACAGCTGGGCGAAGATCCATGGGTAGCTATCGCTAAGCGTTACCCAGAAGGGACTAAACTGACTGGTCGCGTAACCAACCTGACTGACTACGGCTGCTTCGTTGAAATCGAAGAAGGCGTTGAAGGTCTGGTGCACGTTTCCGAAATGGACTGGACCAACAAAAACATCCACCCATCCAAAGTTGTTAACGTTGGTGATGTAGTGGAAGTGATGGTTCTGGATATCGACGAAGAACGTCGTCGTATCTCCCTGGGCCTGAAGCAGTGCAAAAACAACCCATGGCAGCAGTTCGCGGAAACCCACAACAAGGGCGACCGTGTTGAAGGTAAAATCAAGTCTATCACTGACTTCGGTATCTTCATCGGCCTGGACGGCGGCATCGATGGCCTGGTTCACCTGTCTGACATCTCCTGGAACGTTGCAGGCGAAGAAGCAGTTCGTGAATACAAAAAAGGCGACGAAATCGCTGCAGTTGTTCTGCAGGTTGACGCAGAGCGTGAGCGTATCTCCCTGGGCGTTAAACAGCTCGCAGAAGATCCGTTCAACAACTGGGTTGCACTGAACAAGAAAGGCGCAATCGTAAACGGTAAAGTCACTGCAGTTGACGCGAAAGGCGCAACCGTAGAACTGGCTGACGGCGTTGAAGGTTACCTGCGCGCTTCTGAAGCTTCCCGTGACCGCGTTGAAGATGCCACTCTGGTTCTGAACGTAGGCGACGACGTTGAAGCTAAGTTCACCGGTGTTGACCGTAAGAACCGTGCAATCAGCCTGTCTGTTCGTGCTAAAGACGAAGCTGATGAGAAAGATGCAATCGCAACTGTTAACAAACAGGAAGATGCAAACTTCTCTAACAACGCAATGGCTGAAGCTTTCAAAGCAGCTAAAGGCGAGTAATATCAGGTTCTCAGCATCATTTGCGCTGTAACGCATTTACAGCGCGAAGGATGAGGAGCAAACTTGACAGATTACAGGATTCGTCCTGTAATCAATAACAAAGGGCGGCTACGGCCGCCCTTGTTTAATGAGCTGTTCAGCTAATTGGTTTGAAAGGAACCGGAGGAATCATGACCAAGTCAGAATTGATTGAAAGACTTGCCAGTCAGCAACCGCATATCCCTGCCAAGGCAGTGGAAGATGCCGTAAAAGAGATGCTGGAGCATATGGCCTCCACTCTTGCCCAGGGCGAGCGCATTGAAATCCGCGGTTTCGGTAGTTTTTCTCTGCACTATCGTGCTCCACGTACCGGGCGTAACCCGAAAACTGGCGATAAAGTCGAGCTGGAAGGTAAGTACGTTCCACACTTTAAGCCGGGTAAAGAACTGCGCGATCGCGCCAATATTTACGGCAACTGAGTTTAGCCAGCCGGTTAAACTGGGTTCGAAAGAAAGCACCTGCGGGTGCTTTTTTTGTCGCTGTCGCTTTCTTTCTGAAGGTGCCCCGCATTTTCCGTTTCGTTTTCTGCAACCCGTTAAATACCTTGCTGCGCTTGCCGTAAATCGTATTCTTCACGCCTGACGACCGCTCAGCCTGCTTGCATACTGCCACCCTGAAACAGGGAGGTAGCAATGGGAATTCCCGCGCTTAGCATCTGCGCCATTCTGGCGATAGTTCCGTTACTCTGGCTACCTGAACTGCCTTCCCCCAACACCGTGTGGGTAATGATGGCTGGCGGGCTAGCGCTTGCTGCATGGCAAAACAGTCGACTGAAGTATGCGGGTATGACGCTGTTATTTTGTGCCTGGGGCATTTTGGCCGCGCAGGAGAGCGTCTGGCCGATGCAGCATTTAACAACGGGGGCCGTGCAGGCTGAGATAGAGCTCACCGCGACCGACGGCGCCACTCAACATCAGGGAAGCATTCTAAGCGTCAATGGCAAGCGCTGGTGGGCCTCTACCGGCGTAACGCTGTATGGCAATTATCTGCCGCAAAAGGCGTGTGCAGGGCAGCGCTGGAGCGTGACGCTCAGGCTCAGGCCTGCACACGGCGAACTCAACGACGGCGGTTATGATGCTCAGCGCAGCGCTTTTGCCCGACATCAAACGCTGAGCGGGCGCTTCACCCGTGCGGAGATCGTCGACGGGCGCTGCAGCCTGCGAGCGCAATATCTGATGTCGCTGCAAAACCGACTTTCAGCTTACCGATGGGGAGCGGTTATCCTGGGGCTTGGGATGGGAGAACGCCTGGAAGTACCCCGTGAAATAAAAGACCTGATGCGGGAAACCGGCACGCTGCATCTGATGGCGATTTCGGGTCTGCATATCGCGCTGGCAGCCTCTCTCGTCTGGTTACTTGCACGTGGACTCCAGTTCTTATTACCCAGCCACCGCGTCCACTGGCAAATGCCTCTCCTTGCCGGGTTGTTCTTTGCTGCTTTCTACGCCTGGCTTACCGGTCTGCAACCGCCTGCGCTGAGGACGATCATCGCCCTTGCGGTGCTTGCTCTGTTGCGGATTACTGGCCGTCAATGGTCTCCCTGGCAGGTTTGGAGCTGCTGCATCGCGGCGATACTGATTAACGATCCCCTGGCCGTACTTTCGCAGAGTCTGGCTCTGTCAGCCTTTGCCGTCGCCGCGCTGATTTTCTGGTTTCAGTGGCTGCCTCTTCCCGACTGGAATTGGACACGACGGATGCGGCCGCTACTGAACCTGATTTATCTGCAGGTCGGGATGTTGCTGCTGCTCATGCCGTTACAGGTTCTGATTTTCCATGGCTTCAGCCTCTCATCCCTGGTCGCGAATCTCTTTGCCGTGCCCCTGGTAACGTTTGTCTCCGTCCCGCTGATCCTGCTCGGTATGCTGCTCCATTTGCTACCGCTG harbors:
- a CDS encoding DUF421 domain-containing protein translates to MKAFDLQRMAFDKVPPEFLGEVALRSLYTFVLVFLFLKITGRRGVRQMSLFEVLIILTLGSAAGDVAFYDDVPMVPVFIVFVSLALLYRLVMWLMSKSEKLEDLLEGKPVVIVEDGQLAWENVQSANMTEFEFFMELRLNSVEQLGQVRLAIMETNGQISVYYYSDDEVRPGLCILPDMLVERFRTVPESGEYACVRCSHVVAMQPGDRRLCPRCANPEWTKVSRAKRNT
- the serC gene encoding 3-phosphoserine/phosphohydroxythreonine transaminase, translated to MAQVFNFSSGPAMLPADVLKQAQQELCDWNGLGTSVMEISHRGKEFIQVAEEAEKDFRDLLNIPSNYKVLFCHGGGRGQFAGVPLNILGDKTTADYVDAGYWAASAVKEAHKYCTPNVIDAKVTVDGLRAVKPMSEWQLSDNAAYLHYCPNETIDGIAIDETPNFGKDVVVAADFSSTILSAPIDVSRYGVIYAGAQKNIGPAGLTIVIVREDLLGKAHTSCPSILDYTVLNDNDSMFNTPPTFAWYLSGLVFKWLKQNGGVAQMDKVNQQKAELLYGVIDKSDFYRNDVAKANRSRMNVPFQLADSNLDKVFLEESFAAGLHALKGHRVVGGMRASIYNAMPLEGVKALTDFMIDFERRHG
- the aroA gene encoding 3-phosphoshikimate 1-carboxyvinyltransferase; translation: MESLTLQPIARVDGTINLPGSKSVSNRALLLAALANGTTVLTNLLDSDDVRHMLNALKALGVHYTLSDDRTRCEVTGNGGSLQTCEELELFLGNAGTAMRPLAAALCLGRNNIVLTGEPRMKERPIGHLVDALRQGGAQIEYLEQENYPPLRLRGGFTGGHVEVDGSVSSQFLTALLMTAPLAPQDTVITIKGELVSKPYIDITLHLMKTFGVEVENQSYQRFVVRGAQQYQSPGSYLVEGDASSASYFLAAGAIKGGTVKVTGIGRNSVQGDIRFADVLEKMGAVVTWGDDFISCTHGELKAIDMDMNHIPDAAMTIATAALFAKGTTTLRNIYNWRVKETDRLFAMATELRKVGAEVEEGEDYIRVTPPAKLQVAEIGTYNDHRMAMCFSLVALSDTPVTILDPKCTAKTFPDYFEQLARISTPA
- the cmk gene encoding (d)CMP kinase yields the protein MTAIAPVITIDGPSGAGKGTLCKAMAEALQWHLLDSGAIYRVLALAALHHHVDVASEEALVPLAAHLDVRFVSTNGNLEVILEGEDVSGEIRTQEVANAASQVAAFPRVREALLRRQRAFREAPGLIADGRDMGTVVFPDAPVKIFLDASSEERAQRRMLQLQEKGFSVNFDRLLSEIKERDDRDRNRAVAPLVPAEDALVLDSTSLTIEQVIEKALQYARQKLALA
- the rpsA gene encoding 30S ribosomal protein S1, with the translated sequence MTESFAQLFEESLKEIETRPGSIVRGVVVAIDKDVVLVDAGLKSESAIPAEQFKNAQGELEIQVGDEVDVALDAVEDGFGETLLSREKAKRHEAWITLEKAYEEAETVVGVINGKVKGGFTVELNGIRAFLPGSLVDVRPVRDTLHLEGKELEFKVIKLDQKRNNVVVSRRAVIESENSAERDQLLENLQEGMEVKGIVKNLTDYGAFVDLGGVDGLLHITDMAWKRVKHPSEIVNVGDEITVKVLKFDRERTRVSLGLKQLGEDPWVAIAKRYPEGTKLTGRVTNLTDYGCFVEIEEGVEGLVHVSEMDWTNKNIHPSKVVNVGDVVEVMVLDIDEERRRISLGLKQCKNNPWQQFAETHNKGDRVEGKIKSITDFGIFIGLDGGIDGLVHLSDISWNVAGEEAVREYKKGDEIAAVVLQVDAERERISLGVKQLAEDPFNNWVALNKKGAIVNGKVTAVDAKGATVELADGVEGYLRASEASRDRVEDATLVLNVGDDVEAKFTGVDRKNRAISLSVRAKDEADEKDAIATVNKQEDANFSNNAMAEAFKAAKGE
- the ihfB gene encoding integration host factor subunit beta gives rise to the protein MTKSELIERLASQQPHIPAKAVEDAVKEMLEHMASTLAQGERIEIRGFGSFSLHYRAPRTGRNPKTGDKVELEGKYVPHFKPGKELRDRANIYGN
- a CDS encoding ComEC family protein, which gives rise to MGIPALSICAILAIVPLLWLPELPSPNTVWVMMAGGLALAAWQNSRLKYAGMTLLFCAWGILAAQESVWPMQHLTTGAVQAEIELTATDGATQHQGSILSVNGKRWWASTGVTLYGNYLPQKACAGQRWSVTLRLRPAHGELNDGGYDAQRSAFARHQTLSGRFTRAEIVDGRCSLRAQYLMSLQNRLSAYRWGAVILGLGMGERLEVPREIKDLMRETGTLHLMAISGLHIALAASLVWLLARGLQFLLPSHRVHWQMPLLAGLFFAAFYAWLTGLQPPALRTIIALAVLALLRITGRQWSPWQVWSCCIAAILINDPLAVLSQSLALSAFAVAALIFWFQWLPLPDWNWTRRMRPLLNLIYLQVGMLLLLMPLQVLIFHGFSLSSLVANLFAVPLVTFVSVPLILLGMLLHLLPLAAVESAIWFAADKSLAGLFWLLMRLPDGWQTVDQRWQALALLPWLSIIAWRFRAWKTVPAVCLAGSVLLTFPLWRAEKSESWTLHMLDVGQGLSMVIERQGKAILFDTGLAWPGGDSAQRLIIPWLRWHHLRPEGVILSHEHLDHAGGLASLQKAWPDIWVRSPLRRTGHRPCFRGQKWEWQGLTFTVHWPPENYPAQGNNHSCVVKVDDGEQSVLLTGDIEVQAEQAMLSHYWRHLRATLIQVPHHGSNTSSSLPLVQRVEGQIALDSAARYNAWHFPSAKVVRRYRKEGYIWHDTPHSGQISVTFSQHHWQIRRLREQILPRWYHQWFGAPVDNG